GGTGCTCGGCGCGCAGCCGCGCGAGCGCGGCGTACGTCTCCATCGTCGTGCGGTCCCAGGCCTCGGGGGAGTCCCAGGGCATCGTCCGGCGCGCGTCCTCGCCGTTGACGCCCTCGAGGCCGATCTCGTCGCCGGCGAAGAGCATCGGCACGCCGGGCAGGGTGAACTGCAGCCCGGCGGCGACCCGGTGCTGCTCGGGCGAGCCGACCAGGGTGCGGATCCGGGCGGAGTCGTGGGAGCCCAGGATGTTCCACGACCAGGTGGTGGCCCGCCAGCCGTGCCGCGCGGTCCACTCGCGCATGGTGCGCGCCACCAGCGGCCCGGGGCGCCGCGGCACCGGCAGCGGCCGGCCGAAGGCCCGCGCCGGCGACTCCTCGTCGCGCAGCCACGACCACACCGGCCACGAGAAGCCGGAGTAGTTCATCGTGCCGTGCCAGCCGTCGCCGTCGAGGTCGCTCGAGGCGTCGTGGTTGTGCTCGCCGATCACCAGCGCGTCGGGGCGCTGGGCCTGCGCGGTGGCGCGCACGGTGCGCGCCACGTCGTGCGCGACGTCGGTGGCGCCCAGCCGCCCGGTCATGTTGGCCACGTCGATGCGCCAGCCGTCGACGTCGTACGGCGGCCGCAGCCAGCGCGCCACGACGCTCTCGGGCCCCTCGGTCATCGCCGCGCGCAGCCCGGGGTCGGTGTGGTCGAGCTTGGGCAGGGTGTGGTGGCCCATCCAGCACTCGTAGGAGCCGTCGGCGCGGAAGCAGTACCAGCCGCGGCCGGGGCCCTCGGGGTCGGCGAGCGCCTCGCGGAACCACTCGTGGGTGTCGCCGGTGTGGTTGGTGGTCAGGTCGCCCAGCAGTCGCAGCCCCCGCTCGTGCACCGCCTCGGAGAGGCGCTGGTAGGCGTCGTCGCCGCCGAGCAGCGGGTCGACGCCGTCGAAGGTGGAGGCGTTGTAGCGGTGGTTGGACTCCCCGGGGAAGACCGGGGTCGTGTAGAGCACGCTCACGCCCAGCGCGGCCACGTGGTCGAGGTGCTCGACGACGCCGTCGAGGTCGCCGCCGAAGAGCTGCAGCGGGGTGCGCGGGTCGGAGCCCTCGAAGACCACCTCGTCGTCCCAGGCCGCCGGCACCGCCCAGGCCGGGGTCTCGCGCTGGTCGGCGGCCGCGGAGCGGGCGAACCGGTCGGGGAAGACCTGGTAGACCACGGCCTCGCGGCCCCACTCCGGCGGCGGGGCGTGGCTGGAGACGCGGAAGTCGAAGGCGTCGGGCGCGTCGTGCTCGACCACCCCGGCTGCGGTCAGCCAGCGCTGGCGCCCGTCGGCCCCGGCGAGCAGGAAGCGGTAGTGGGTGACCGGGTTGTGCACCGGCAGCTCGCCCTCCCACCACACCGACCCCTCGCCGCCGGACTCCTCGGCGTCGTCGCGCGCGACCTCGGCGCAACGGTGGTAGACCGGCTCGGCGTCGTACGTCGTGCGCAGCCAGACCGCCTCGACCGGGTCGCCGACC
The Nocardioides marinisabuli genome window above contains:
- a CDS encoding glycoside hydrolase family 13 protein, with translation MDPHLLHEPHHDGSALHLDPETPAPGWPVTVRLRTWVGDPVEAVWLRTTYDAEPVYHRCAEVARDDAEESGGEGSVWWEGELPVHNPVTHYRFLLAGADGRQRWLTAAGVVEHDAPDAFDFRVSSHAPPPEWGREAVVYQVFPDRFARSAAADQRETPAWAVPAAWDDEVVFEGSDPRTPLQLFGGDLDGVVEHLDHVAALGVSVLYTTPVFPGESNHRYNASTFDGVDPLLGGDDAYQRLSEAVHERGLRLLGDLTTNHTGDTHEWFREALADPEGPGRGWYCFRADGSYECWMGHHTLPKLDHTDPGLRAAMTEGPESVVARWLRPPYDVDGWRIDVANMTGRLGATDVAHDVARTVRATAQAQRPDALVIGEHNHDASSDLDGDGWHGTMNYSGFSWPVWSWLRDEESPARAFGRPLPVPRRPGPLVARTMREWTARHGWRATTWSWNILGSHDSARIRTLVGSPEQHRVAAGLQFTLPGVPMLFAGDEIGLEGVNGEDARRTMPWDSPEAWDRTTMETYAALARLRAEHPALVRGGLRWAHVDDDTLVYLREHPAGSVLVCARRAPGGAVGLPAAALALPALDGAPARPVGDPAPLLATEGEPAPLVVRDGWLEVPAGGAGVTVWRL